In Raphanus sativus cultivar WK10039 chromosome 5, ASM80110v3, whole genome shotgun sequence, the following proteins share a genomic window:
- the LOC108859324 gene encoding uncharacterized protein LOC108859324: MEVYGNSPVVGSANVIYLSALLGRDGPNPCHKCDWKCENENVCGNMYRCKLTGLNHVCDKNCNQRILYDNHNSLCRASGRIFPLSPAEEQAVRGVRRKLDDESQTSESCVKRRRRDAQFLSSPFERSFAAVSPICSQAGDGMEMN, translated from the coding sequence ATGGAGGTATATGGAAACTCACCCGTGGTTGGTTCCGCCAATGTTATCTACTTGTCTGCGTTACTTGGTCGCGATGGACCCAACCCATGTCACAAATGTGACTGGAAATGCGAGAACGAAAATGTGTGTGGAAATATGTACCGTTGCAAGCTAACCGGGTTGAACCATGTCTGTGACAAGAACTGCAACCAACGGATCCTGTATGATAACCACAACTCTTTGTGCCGAGCCAGTGGCCGGATATTCCCACTCTCACCGGCTGAGGAACAGGCGGTAAGAGGAGTCCGGAGGAAGCTTGATGATGAGAGTCAAACCTCTGAAAGCTGCGTCAAGCGCCGCCGACGTGACGCtcagtttctttcttctcctttcGAGAGGTCTTTTGCTGCCGTGAGCCCAATTTGCAGCCAGGCTGGAGATGGAATGGAGATGAACTAG
- the LOC130512582 gene encoding uncharacterized protein LOC130512582, translating to MGGCASKPKESDMNNEEGSVPNKPVSETIVQENNTEESGEKQNQTETETTSVEPKEASEVEPIKETSPAVEPEVAAAVEESSSAGEAAAPEKVENAAAATENAEAAVEAVVAAEPVKDEVKKEEKEVVVAI from the coding sequence atGGGTGGCTGTGCGAGTAAACCCAAGGAATCAGACATGAACAACGAAGAAGGCTCTGTTCCTAACAAGCCTGTGTCTGAAACCATAGTACAGGAGAACAACACGGAAGAAAGCGGTGAGAAACAGAACCAGACAGAGACTGAAACAACTTCTGTCGAACCTAAGGAAGCATCTGAGGTCGAGCCGATCAAGGAAACATCTCCTGCTGTTGAGCCAGAGGTTGCAGCAGCTGTGGAAGAGTCATCTTCTGCTGGTGAGGCTGCAGCACCTGAGAAGGTGGAGAACGCAGCGGCTGCAACAGAAAATGCTGAAGCAGCTGTGGAAGCGGTCGTCGCTGCTGAACCAGTAAAGGATGAGGttaaaaaggaagagaaagaagttGTTGTCGCTATTTGA